From Impatiens glandulifera chromosome 7, dImpGla2.1, whole genome shotgun sequence:
TTTACAAATTGTTAaggtaataattaatttgatagtAATATTTTTGACAAACGGTACAAAACattgattaaaatcaattacACTTTTTGAATTACACTCTTTGGATTGTAGCCTTTAACTACCAGTCTTGCTTTGCACTTGTTTAATGTGCCATTATCAttcaatttagttttaaaaaccACCTACATCTATCTGCTTTCTTTCCTTTGGGTATTCTATTTATTCCTAagttttaataacttttaaagcTTCTAATTTATTAGGCATAATTTTCCCTAAATCTGAATTTGGTGAGACTTCTAAATAAGTTTTGGTTCAGTAAATacaattgattttattaataacacaaaaggtttataaataaatgacattaacttttcaaaccaaaaaaaacatataatgaataaaagaataaCAACACAAAACTATTAGTTGTGGTGTTCAAGGCTTAATTCAAGTTGCTACACACCCTTCTAATGATCCCATTTTGTCCTGTGAGCGGTTTGATGTCTCCCATTTTCACCATAGCTGATGCAAAATCATCACTAAATTTTGCACGGTTGCGACTATATTCTGTCACAATGTTATCGGTAGAACCACCGCTAAACAATATTTGATCGGATTGGAGAAGACCCTTTCTTTGAATTAAATTCTTGAAGTAGTTGTTGTCAAAAGAATTAGGTGTGACTAAGTCAAGAGGTGCCAAATTCCCGTTGCCATCTTGTGGGTTGTTAGGACATCGACGTTGTCGAGTTCTTGCGAAATTATCATCAATGTCCGTTCCGTTGTATATTCTGTCTCGAAAAGTGACACATTGGGCTTGTCCAATGGTGTGCGAACCCGATAAGGCCACCATATCTCTTTCATTGAGACCTTTCTTGTTGAAGTTTTCAATATGTTCACGCAGGGTGCTTGTAAATAATGGAAGATCTCTTTTAGCTTCGTCTAAATTTGCAGTGGTGGAGTCTCTTCTTCCAAGTTTTACATTCCATGTTGGACCACCCACCTAATACATCAACCGTCATTCTAATTAGCAAGTTATATATCTCAACATATTCACAAGTAAGCCAAGTTTTAACAAGTTTGAATTATAAACTCACGGCAACTGAAGCATCTCTCGCAGCTACGGCAAGTATATCCGCACATGAAACAATTCCAGGACATATTTGCTCGACTTGAGCCTTGGCCGCATCAATAACATTGAATCCCCTAGCAGAATTTTGGTTTTGTATTGCGTTTCTCTCACTCGCGGGGGTTGTGTTTTCATCGAGTAAGACAGAAGCATCACATCCCTGAACATACCCATGAACATACCCATATGGAAAGTTATATTTACAATGCGGGCATCATATAATTAATGTCGAATATATAggaattaatgtaattaatggGAAATTACCTGTACAAAACAATCGTGAAAATGTAGGCGAATAAGGGATGCTGCCATGCGACGCTCGCGAGATACAGCTTGTCTGATGGATGTTCGTATGGTAGTAAGAGCATTTGGACAAGTATTATCGTAAAAGGTGGTAGACAAGGAGTTGCTCCCAATGAATAAGGATATAAAGAACAAGATGGATACAAGCATGGGAGGGGTCGGTGAAGCCATTGCAACCAAGTAATTAACAACTTATGGTTTTTCCCTTTCTTATTTTGTCGATAAGAGAAATTCCTTGATATGAAAGACAGGAAGAGATGTGAGGCACTTAGAAAAGGGATGAGATTAATGATGAGAGAGTTTGAATGATAATCCTCAATTTATAAGGAGTTGGGTTGGTGggtttctaaataaaaaattctaatcAGGGTGGCCGCGTGAAATGCAAATTAAACATGATCAAATCCTGTTTTGACTGCCTGCCTGCCTGTCTTATATTAAAAGATAACAAGGAGTTTGTTTTAACTGCCTGCCTGTTAAAGGTCAACTCTAGCAATTGTCAATTTTGTTTGCCATGCCTACAAGAGCTTCAATTTGATTCATTCAAAATTCAACcctttaatatttgaattaaataaatgggttccaaattaacttattaaaactaaaaaaaataaaaaattgtacttaTATGACTCAATTAAacgtataaattattaaaagtttatatatttaaaatgagtaCATTTAGtgatattaaaaatgttattgttttatatttaatattaaataaatatcacatttctctcttttctcttctctattaaatgtttaaatttaatttattatatatttataatatacttaaaaatttattattcatagaCAAATATTTAAAGATTAGTTATATTTcactaaaaaattaataaaatttacacattaaatattaaatttaaataaattttattattattattaatattattatttcttagtctacttttaattaatttattttcagttatatacattatttaaaattttaattatatatatatatatatatataaattatatttattaatatatatattaatatatataatatatatatatatatatatatatatatatatatatatatatatatatatatatatatatatatatatatatatatatatatatatatatatataacaaccttataatatattatgtcacaaatttgaatatatattaataattataatttatatatataattataaatttaaatgatttctataactgaaaataaatttattaattaaagttggctaataaaaaataaaagtaataaaataaatttaataaattaatatataatttttttaaaaattgtaataatagagaaagagagatatttgataactctaaatatacaaattttaaatagtatattaatattttatacgtttaaaaaactatttaatacATACAAAAATATAAGTACATATGTTTCAATAAGAATTCGAAACAACTCCACCAAGGTTACAGTGTGGTAATAGTCGACTTAAGAGACTGAAAGGTTATGACTTCGATTTCATCTGAAATCGATTTAAGTTTAAGTGGGGACATAAATGTTGAGTGtaatgctagttctcctttataaaaaaaaaatgaattcgaaACAAGcatcagatgaaaaacaaagagaaaaaGGGAGCGTGAGGCGATTCGATCCCTAACCTCATGTCCCTCCCACTTTGGACCAGGAGGCACGCCTAGGCCTCTTTCGAGCCCTCAAATCTTGGATCTCCCAAACTTACCCATAAGCCCACAAACCATAGATCTTAACCGTGTCTAATTCTCAACCAATCTTAAACCcctatttgtattttattttaaataatatttgaaaatttgaaaaattataaatagatcaaaataattttttatattccaTTAAAAATTCTCACAATTTTAAGACTCATTTAAGACATTTTCTCATTTTTCCCAAACTTCATGATCttataatttgagttatttaacttaaaaaattataagaaagtacccaaataattcttataattaattcaacACTACTATtcattaatattcatctttataaTACTTTCAAATTGCACTTACTTTTCCTTCTAGTGCGACATGTATTACATATCGAACTTTAATGTTTAGTCCGGTCTAAATATCATGGATACCTTAGAGGCATGTATAGAAACATATTGGACATTTTCccttaaatatatgttatatgaCTTAGATGTATGTTTATGTTAGTTAAaagattgaatttatattattaaaatatctcgcgttaatcaaatttgtaataattaataaattaaaaataaaaatcttattagcctatttgggtaaagggttgtacttgttttgttagattgcaagttcgaaacatttataattttatttttaaccattttaaatttatagacGGGTTAACcaataatccgacccaaatatctacttactctcacatacatttagtaataattttatatagaattatttagtaaaaagttgaacttatcctgttaaaatgtttcgcgttcatcaaatttggtgttgatttaaaattataaaatattattagtctaGTTAGTTAATGTGTTGTATTTGCAAATtcgaaaaatatatataacatttttaattttatttttaactgttttaagtttatgggcgggtcaatctataatccgaccaaaatatcaatttactctcacatatatatctaaattaatcaaacTCTCGACTCGGAAAcccagacattttaaaaattaagcatcattatatatatatatatagatttcagCCGTTTCCACAACAATCTCCGTGGTCTCCGTCACCCACGAATCAAAAACCATGTACTCCTTTATGACCCAAACATCTaatcttttatttgaattgagcACAAATACACTCAACTAGCCTTCATATACTCcaagtgttagataaaattagaccggttaacagaacttaacacaaataaacctctcatgcaggaacaaagaaccggaccggtcaaagtAATCAACATGACTAAGAAGTTctaccggtcaagttatcaaaccgaccagaaacatgactgCACAAAAGAAGGCAAGATCGACCAAAACTAaaggccggaaacaccagatagtcggtcattaaccaaccagaagccaaagcaataaccggaagccatccggttaagacaaataaccgaccacataagaagatacttcgggtatctgttgagaatgataccaaaggaacagactgaacattgtcatattcatacaagtctgaggacagtctgcaggctgtagaagaccgtcctacaagatctttccacttcaggataaatcagaatgACAATcctccaagtacagacaactgtctaaccgacagtcaccatattgagtaaaagacaaacctagccagtTTGTCCTACATACAGGAAGatcagaccgccaggtctgaaaggttgaccaccaggtctgaatcactgaacctctgctcaaccaatcaaattcaaggaagtgaaatatgaccgttggcatattttacctacaaaaggagcagctgaagaagagtaaatgcgggacacagtgaacatttaatctacaagtgaaaagagtgtgttctatctctagaaagcataagtgctaaagttgaagtgtaatCTTTACAATTTCAGTTAAAATTGTActggtgttatcgagcaggaaataagtctcgattggattgtgtttgtattccttagtgaatatccttctcgcggtttcgagaggaaggggtgacgtaggagttttatctccgaacatccataaaaacctgtcttgttatttactttccgcctgttttactttataaccgagctgTAATAACCTACCTACATcgctttgaccgactctacactacctaaaccgaatcaccaagttacaaaaccgacccagcaacttccaaaccgGTCTTATCtaaaaaccggttctgcctatttcacaagtgtgctgcttcaacctgaaacaaaccacttccgcgcttgaacctggttcaagggtttgtgacagtttgtgtagtattgaaaccccggtgttaatctctaaccggattaatcaccaccctttgagtgagacgcgctaaccggcccaaccccggtcctccagccgcgacctagatcataacaattggtatcagagcagttagtttcaatactcaagcaagcatgtcgtttgataggccccctatgctagaaggtgatgactttgccaactggaaggcacgcatgcacctacacttaatcaccatggatgacgaaatgcagttcattctagccgaaggaccgataatcattgataaggacaggaaagattggacagctgaagataagagaagaaacaacctggataaccatgccagaaaccggatctcaaagggtgtggacagaaacacatactgcaaaatcaaagactgcaaaaccgcaagggaaacatgggaaacggttatacagattcatgagggaaatgaaagaaccaaggaaaacaatgtaatggtagctactcataagtttgaaagcatcaagatgaaaccgggagaaacaatgagagaatacaatgaccggttcacaggtgtgttagACGAACTAACAAcccttggcaagaggtatgataacaaggaggtcatcatgaaagcactaagatctcttccaagtgcatgggacataaagacaatggtgatgagggaatcaaactgcctaagtaagatgaagttacacgatgtatttgaagatcttaaggcatatgagttcgaaatgagatctaggactgaagaagaagtctcagcctcaacctcaaccagagcattgatcacatccacagaaccggttgcacccgcaccaatcagaaccgctgaacaattcactgaggatgccatggcaatgcttgcacaaaaatttgggagattcatgaagagaagtcaACTGACAAACAACTACACCTACGGTGATAAATCaaatgtaaggtgttataactgcaactgtttgggacacttcaaatgggaatgcagaaaaccgaggagagatgaccggaaaccggacaatcaaaataaccgaaacaactatcaacaaaccggtgaagggagTGAGGTACAGAAAGCACTGATaaccgatgatggaggaagcttatgggctcacagtgacagtgatgatgaactcacatgcctcatggcaaatgaggaataggtatttgactctccttgtgaagaattactaaagatgagttatataatgccttgaatgatatggtagtagagtataagaacctgtTAGCCTTATTACCTAAGCAACCTAACTTTAGAGCAGACCTCATAGTACCCTTTTTGaccgaaccagagatcatacaacctgatgaaacccctatcttagaaaccgagtcagcACCTGAACCATcacctaagaccgaacaacctaATGAGCCAGCTCGAGAATTAACcaaggaggaaaatgcccgactccagtataaaatggccgcatataaaagatctagtgacatggtgagcaagatgtgtagttataaaagacatcaTTTTTGCAtgtttggcctaggatacaaaaaggatagatccaaagaccaaaaacccacAGAGAAAGTAAGGCTCTCAAAGAATGACCTTCCTTTCATAAGTTTcattagaagttccttaaccgctgaagaggaactaactgcctattatacggaagaaaaactaacctatgttggtccaactgactctgagaagtggcttgaccctgagaaaagaaaagccaaccTGCTCAAAAATAAGAGAGCAAATccacaaccgcataggacaaaccaaagatcaccctCATACAAGGCCTTCGTAGGAAAACCAAAAGACCCGAAACCGAGTGTCA
This genomic window contains:
- the LOC124910329 gene encoding lignin-forming anionic peroxidase-like, with the protein product MASPTPPMLVSILFFISLFIGSNSLSTTFYDNTCPNALTTIRTSIRQAVSRERRMAASLIRLHFHDCFVQGCDASVLLDENTTPASERNAIQNQNSARGFNVIDAAKAQVEQICPGIVSCADILAVAARDASVAVGGPTWNVKLGRRDSTTANLDEAKRDLPLFTSTLREHIENFNKKGLNERDMVALSGSHTIGQAQCVTFRDRIYNGTDIDDNFARTRQRRCPNNPQDGNGNLAPLDLVTPNSFDNNYFKNLIQRKGLLQSDQILFSGGSTDNIVTEYSRNRAKFSDDFASAMVKMGDIKPLTGQNGIIRRVCSNLN